TCCGAGCGCGGACGCGACCTTGTCCAAACTGGCACGCCGCAGCTCGGGGAGATACCGCATGGCCAGCGCCATGGTGTCGACCCGATCGTTGACCAGCGGCATCTGCCCCGCGTGGCGTAGCTCGGCATTGACGAATCCGATATCGAAACCGACATTGTGGCCGACGATCAGCGCATCACCCACGAACTCCACGATCTCGAGCGCGTGATCACCAAACCGATCCTGTCCTCGCAGGTCAGCATCACGAATTCCCGTCAACTTCGTTATGTAGGCGGGAAGCTTGCGCTCCGGATCGAAGAGCGCCTGATACCGTTCGATCGGCTCTCCCGCCGAATAGCGAATCATCCCGATTTCGATGACCCGGTGAGACGCGGGGCGCAACCCGGTCGTTTCGACATCGAGCGCCACGAAGTCGGGCAACGCGATATCGATTTCGGGCGCTCCCGTCGCCAACACCCATTCGCGGTCGCCACGAACCCTGAGTTCGGGCGTTTCACGCATGACCGCGTAGAAGAGCGGTCGCCAGAGATCGGGAGAACGCGTGGAACCGAAGATATGTCCGATGAGCAGATCTTCGTGGACGGCGCCACCGGAGAGATTGACAAAGTCGCGCGCGCGCTGCGACAGAAACAACCGAGCATCCATCGATTCGCCCTGCAGATCGACGTTTGGGACCGGACGTTGTCGGGGATCTCGGCGGGGTCTCATCGCATGTCTTGCGGGCTCTCGGGGGACAGTGCCATGCTAGAATGTCTGTTCGAATCGTACGTTCACTATACACCACCACTTTCCACCAGGACGGTGTCCAGAGGAACTCCTAAATGACCGAACAGGACGTTCGCGCGCGGCTCGAATCCCTCAGAACCAGTCTCGATCGGTGGAACTATCAGTACTACGTCCTCGATCAGCCCACTGTATCCGACGCCGAATATGACGAGGCCATGCGAGAGTTGCGGGCGCTCGAGGACGCCTATCCAGAACTCGTCACGCCCGATTCACCCAGTCAGCGTGTCGGCGCCCCTGCGCAAACGGCATTTGCCAAGGTCGTGCACCCGGTTCCTATGCTGTCACTCAGCAATGTTTTCGACCGCGCAAGTCTCGACGCCTGGTTCGGGCGGGCGCAGCGAGCCGCGGGGCGTGAGCAGATGCGGCTTGTCACCGAACCGAAGATCGACGGCTTGGCGGTCGCGCTCACCTATGTCGATGGAGTGCTGGAGGTCGGCGCCACACGAGGGGACGGGTTCGTTGGCGAGAACGTCACAGCCAATTTGCGCACGATAAAGACGATTCCCAAGCAGTTGCGAACCGCCAAAGACTATCCGGTGCCGTCCCGAATCGAGGTGCGCGGCGAGGTCTACATGAAGAAGTCCGACTTCGAGGCGCTCAACGCTCGCATTCTCGAAGCAGGTGGCGAACCATTCATGAACCCACGCAATTCGTCTGCCGGGAGCCTTCGGCAGATCGACCCGAAGAAGACGCGTGAGCGTCCGCTGAGCTTCTATACCTGGGACATCGGTTATCTGGAGGGCTTCCCGAGGCCGGATAGCCATTTCGACACGCTTCAGATGCTCGTTCAATACGGATTCGAAACCGCGCCGGATCCCATGACGCACGACGCGCACGACGCGATCGACGGGGTATGGGAGCGGTGTGAATGGTGGCTCGGCCGGCGTGACGAGCTCGATTTTGAAATCGATGGCGTCGTCACCAAGATCGATTCTGTCCATCTTCAAGACGAGATCGGCATCATTTCGCGCGAACCGCGGTGGGCGACCGCCTACAAGTTCCCTGCAATTCAAAAGACCACGGTCGTGGAAGACATCGTCGTCACGGTGGGCCGGACTGGCACGCTCAACCCGACCGCGTTTCTTGCGCCGGTCAACATCGGTGGGGTGACGGTCAAGCGGGCGACCCTGCACAACGAAGATGAGATCGCGCGCAAGGACATTCGTATCGGCGACACCGTCGTGGTGCAACGAGCAGGCGACGTCATTCCGCAAATCGTCAAGGTCATCATCGAAAAGCGAACGGGAGCCGAGGTCCCGTTCCAGATGCCCGAGCGATGCCCGGTTTGCGGCACGCCGACCAAACGAGACGAAGGGGTTGCCATGCGCTATTGCACCAACTCCGCGTGCCCGGCCCGCATCCGCGAGGGGCTGCACCATTTCGTCTCGCGAGGCGCCATGGACATTGTCGGACTCGGAGACAAACTGGCCGATCGGTTCGTCGATCTCGGCTGGATTCACGACTTTGGAGACATCTATTCGCTGGATTGGGAGCAGGTCGCCGCTCTGGAAGGCCTGGGAGAGAAAAGCGCCGAAAACCTGAAATCGTCAGTAGACGCTTCGAAAGTTCGCCCGATCGCCCGGCTCCTTGCCGGGTTGGGGATTCCCCATGTCGGTGAACGCAATGCCTCGATGCTGGCCAAGCGCTTCCGTTCGATCCCGAACCTGCAGGCAGCAACGCTCGAAGAGGTCCTCGAGGTGCCTGGCATGGGCAGCATCGTGGCCCAGAGTGTGGTCGATTTCTTTTCCGACCCGAGCAACCAGCATGTGATCGAAAAGCTCGCGCGGGCGGGGGTGAACATGTCGGACGGCGAGCCGATATCGGAGGAGCCAGGTCCGCTCGCAGGAAAGACCTTCGTCCTGACTGGACGGCTGGAGCACATGACCC
Above is a window of Thermomicrobiales bacterium DNA encoding:
- the ligA gene encoding NAD-dependent DNA ligase LigA; the protein is MTEQDVRARLESLRTSLDRWNYQYYVLDQPTVSDAEYDEAMRELRALEDAYPELVTPDSPSQRVGAPAQTAFAKVVHPVPMLSLSNVFDRASLDAWFGRAQRAAGREQMRLVTEPKIDGLAVALTYVDGVLEVGATRGDGFVGENVTANLRTIKTIPKQLRTAKDYPVPSRIEVRGEVYMKKSDFEALNARILEAGGEPFMNPRNSSAGSLRQIDPKKTRERPLSFYTWDIGYLEGFPRPDSHFDTLQMLVQYGFETAPDPMTHDAHDAIDGVWERCEWWLGRRDELDFEIDGVVTKIDSVHLQDEIGIISREPRWATAYKFPAIQKTTVVEDIVVTVGRTGTLNPTAFLAPVNIGGVTVKRATLHNEDEIARKDIRIGDTVVVQRAGDVIPQIVKVIIEKRTGAEVPFQMPERCPVCGTPTKRDEGVAMRYCTNSACPARIREGLHHFVSRGAMDIVGLGDKLADRFVDLGWIHDFGDIYSLDWEQVAALEGLGEKSAENLKSSVDASKVRPIARLLAGLGIPHVGERNASMLAKRFRSIPNLQAATLEEVLEVPGMGSIVAQSVVDFFSDPSNQHVIEKLARAGVNMSDGEPISEEPGPLAGKTFVLTGRLEHMTRAEAEELLRSLGASVAGSVSKKTSFVVAGEEAGSKADKAKELGVPILSEQDMLSMVN